In a single window of the candidate division WOR-3 bacterium genome:
- a CDS encoding S8 family serine peptidase produces MKFESVSKGCILVAAAGNDNTSQSLYPASYSKVIGVSATDKDDRKASFSNFGTYVHCSAPGVGIYTTMLDGEYGLMSGTSASCAFVSGMVGLLLSREPNLAPNQVID; encoded by the coding sequence TTGAAATTTGAATCCGTATCTAAAGGATGTATCCTTGTTGCAGCTGCAGGTAATGACAATACCTCTCAATCTTTATATCCTGCTTCTTATTCCAAAGTAATAGGGGTTTCAGCAACGGATAAAGATGACAGAAAAGCAAGCTTTTCCAATTTTGGCACTTATGTTCATTGTTCTGCTCCTGGAGTGGGCATTTATACCACGATGTTAGATGGAGAATACGGACTTATGAGTGGGACTTCTGCATCCTGTGCCTTTGTCTCAGGTATGGTAGGACTTCTTTTATCCCGAGAACCAAATCTTGCTCCAAATCAAGTAATAGATTAG